The following are from one region of the Rhipicephalus microplus isolate Deutch F79 chromosome 1, USDA_Rmic, whole genome shotgun sequence genome:
- the LOC119188009 gene encoding small ribosomal subunit protein uS7m: MAASACESMIRSGSVVARKLCPVFATQVRTSVYDKNHVEPFVDKKKLEELETSGEVEDYKFVPVKAAPSHVSTSLFYDATLDKFINMLMRKGDKALARENIELGLFNVKRIQLTKYNRATEEETKRKVECNPVTILHKALENCRPVLELSPIKRGGITYQVPVPMTENRARFLSMKWMIDAVNDKDPKVAFCDQLAKELLDAYNNQGRVVKKKHELHKQCEANKAYAHYRWS, translated from the coding sequence atggccgcttCCGCATGTGAGAGCATGATACGCTCTGGCAGTGTCGTTGCTCGCAAGTTATGCCCCGTCTTCGCAACCCAAGTGCGAACTTCCGTTTATGATAAGAATCACGTAGAGCCATTCGTCGACAAGAAGAAACTGGAAGAGCTGGAGACGTCAGGGGAAGTGGAAGACTACAAGTTCGTGCCTGTTAAGGCTGCGCCGAGCCATGTGTCCACCTCTCTATTTTACGACGCCACCCTGGACAAGTTCATAAATATGTTGATGCGCAAAGGTGACAAGGCACTCGCGAGGGAGAACATTGAACTTGGACTGTTCAACGTGAAGCGTATACAACTTACTAAGTACAACAGGGCCACTGAGGAAGAGACGAAAAGGAAGGTCGAATGCAACCCTGTGACTATCCTGCACAAGGCACTTGAAAACTGCCGCCCGGTATTGGAACTGAGCCCGATCAAGCGAGGCGGCATCACCTATCAGGTACCTGTGCCCATGACAGAAAACAGAGCTCGTTTTCTCTCCATGAAATGGATGATCGATGCTGTCAACGACAAGGACCCCAAAGTTGCGTTCTGTGATCAGCTCGCCAAAGAGTTGCTGGACGCGTACAACAACCAGGGAAGAGTCGTCAAAAAGAAGCACGAGCTACACAAGCAGTGTGAAGCCAACAAGGCTTACGCCCATTACAGATGGTCGTAG